A segment of the Panicum hallii strain FIL2 chromosome 1, PHallii_v3.1, whole genome shotgun sequence genome:
CCGAGCCATCACCCGGCGGCGGATGAGCGTCCAACCGGCGCCCTTCTCAGCTAGCGCGCGGCAGCGGAGGAGCGTGCAACCACCCGGCGCCTCTCCCGGCCagcgcgcggaggcggaggccgccTCCGACCCCATCAGAGGCCAAGGAAGCACAGGCGTCCACCCTTCCCCGTCGCCCCTCCCTGCAGGCGCGGCTCgtccccgccgctcctcccctgCGGCCGAGGAGACGCGGGCGTCCACCCTCCCCTCGCGGCCGCCTCAGCTCGCGTGGCTGCCCCCTTCCTTCTTGTGGCCGCTacaccgccgctcctccccaTCCCTTGGCGCGGCCATCAAGGCGCTGGGACGGCGCTGCCCGTCCCCAGCTGTGGCTGCTAAGTCGCCGACCATCCCCTGCTGCGGCGACCTTGTGCTGATTTGCAGCCATTCTGACGGATCCAAGGACTCGGGGTCCCCAGCGGGCCCACTTTCCCGCTGGAACTTTGGATAGCCTAAGATCACGCATGAATCAAACAACCGCTCTCCTGGGTCGTGGCTTCCTCCAGACCGCCCAGACCCACGGTTCCGACCGGCCAGCCGATCGGCAGGAGCCTCGACCCGCGTCCCCGATTGAGGGACGACCGGGATCTGGGTCCGTATCATGGTCCTGAACTAAGGCGCCGATCGAACTCTGCCATACATGTGTCGCTGCCCCCGACTGACGAGGTCGGGGGCCGGCCAGACCTTAAGTACTGACGGTCCTTGGGAGCAGGTGCTGAGGATAAGGGTGGACGCCGGAGTCAACTTGCCATACAGGGCCAACCACTCCAATCACAGGAGGTGCAATCCCCTCTGTTGTGGCCGTAGGGGGAATCATTCTATCTGCCTGTCCTCGCGAAAGGATGGGGCATAACACCATCATGATCCGGCGGGCACGCCTCCGTCACAATGGAGTGACCGGGCGTGGCGCTAGGGACGGGGCGTGACGGCCGTACCGTACTTATCGGCGCACGTCCGCCCCCGACCGATGAAGCACGACGCACAGGGACCAGATGAGACGGCCACTCCACGTCACAGGATTTGGATGGTGGTCGCCGGAAGTCTCCGACTGACGGGATGGGAAGCCCCAACTAATGAAGCTGACGACCCCGAGCAGCGGAGTTGGAAGTCCTTTCTTTCTATCCTCGTACCCTTAAACCtctcttggactataaaagggagggtcatccACCTAGAAAAATAAGAGCCTATCTCTCGATAGATCTGAACAGGAGACGAAACAAGAAACTCATCACATCCTCCACTCGAAAGTTTGTAACTCCCCCAAACTCTCTCGAGCACCTGGGTTTAAGCAATATAATCAATTGACCCCGAGTGGTGATTGGATATtttgcctgaaccagtataaatcttgagtcattgtatGCTAGGCCACGTCCGATCACAATGTGCAatacacacttcgagtaggtttagctgTCGGCCATTTTCGGAGCCGACACGTTCGCTACTTGAACCTGACAGATGAGCGGGGAACCAAGCTGAAGGCGTCGAAGGGTTTAGGGTTGAGGCGTCGCGGCTGCGGCGTGGTGGCGTCGAGGCGTCCATGGAAAAAATCGCCCCATCGTCGAAAAATGATCAGAAGTGGAGGTGATTTAGGTATGGATAGTCAAATAAGAGAGTCCGTTAGTTTATCCATCGGTCAGGAATCTTTCTATTTTTTTTACCGTTCTCTAAAATTCTAAATTTAGCTAGTATTATATCTAAATTTTTGGAGTTGCTTTAAGCATGTAAATTTGCACCATAAATTTGCACGTCCGGCACAATCTCTTGTCCTCCCATGTTTTAATTTATTGTAATTTGGAGGAAGCTTGGGTGCTAGAAAGTTTCCGGGAAGCTGCGGTATTATGAACAGGTCATATGTTGACCTCCAACTCCAAGAGGAGCGTCGTTCCTTTTAAAAAAAAGAGCAGCGTCGTCGTAAGCTTCTAGCACAGTTGGGTGGAGGCTTGAGTTATCGAGAGGGGCAAGCAACTTCAGTGAGCTTTGACCGTGAGCAAGGGAACGCGATAGGACCGAAgttgtgtttggttgggctgtaatttttggaaaagctgctgtgagccgTAGACCGTAGAAAAGCTGCTGTAGAAAAACGGCTGTGGAAAAAGCAGAAGACCATTTGGTCAGAGCAGCTGTGAGCTGTAGGTGAAATACCTGTAATACTCCTAAATATTTGTGGGACTGTATATAAACTAAAATACTCATATAAACATAATATGTTCCCTATTTCGCGTGTAAATGTATATTTTggaaagaaaaatattaaattttctaaGTTTTTTATCCATATAGCCCATATAAATAGAACTGTAGCAATTACATAAGTTAAATGGCTCATAAATAGAGATGCTAGCTCCAAAACAAACCGAACCTCTGCAGAAAATTCTTCTACCGGGGGGCGCAGACGCAGGCTGCCGCCGGAGGAGGGGGGGTGCGAGGGGCTGACGAGCGGACGGGGATGGGAGGTCAGTAGATCCAACCGTTTTTCTCCATAGCAGTGGTAGGTGGGTAACTTTTTATCTTAAAAATCACTTAAAGCAGGGGAAGTATTTTTACATTTGTATTTGGGTAAAAACTGCTTTTAGAAAAAACACCTAGGGCGTTTAGTTTTTGCAATAGGCGTAAAACCCCAGCCAAACGCACGCTCAGCCACTGAGGAGGGGAGGGCGATGAGGGCCTTGGTGATCGCGCGCCCCGGCgggccggaggtgctggaggcGCGGGAGGTGGAGGATCCACCCGCGCCAGGCGAAGGAGAGGTGCTCCTcgaggtcgccgccgccggcgtcaaTCGCGTGGACACTATCCAGCGGATGGGCCTGTACCCGTCGCCTGCCGGCGAGTCCCCTTACCCGGGGGTCGAGTGCTCCGGCACCATCCTCGCGCTCGGCCCTAACGTCCCTTCACGGTGGGCCGTCGGAGACAAGGTGAAACGAATCGACCGTTTgtttctgctgctgctgctgatgtgACTGGTTTTGTGCACTTCGCTGTTGCTTTGCAGGTTTGCGCGCTGCTTAGTGGCGGCGGGTATGCGGAGAAGGTGGTGGTGCCGGCGGGGCAGCTGCTGCCGATACCGGAGTGGGTGTCGCTGACGGACGCAGCCGGATTGCCCGAGGTGGCCTGCACCGTCTGGTCAACCGTGTTCATGATCAGTCACCTCTCCCCCGGGGAATCATTCCTTGTAAGGACAATCTTCTACACAGCTGCGTCAAAGGGAACCCAGTAGAGTCACTAATCAGTGAATATGCATCCTCTAGGGAATGCCGGAATGGGATGACATCAGGACTATCTGATCCCCATTTTCATCAGATGTTATTTCTACGATCTTATTATTTACTTGCCGGTTTAGAAATTGCATCCCTTGAGACTGAGAATAGTGTAAAGCACGCCTAAAATAAAGGTAAAAACAACAGAGCCTAAGTCCCAACTCCCAAGCAAGTTGGACAGGCAGAATATAGGTGCTAAAAGAGGTACCAAATTCTTCGCGGGCACATAATGTGCTGCTGAGTCTCTCCGCAATTACTTAACTGTCGGAAATGGTGTGCACAATTGTGGTTCTTAGCACAGGATTAAAGTGAATCTCTGTCTCCTTCTGTTCCTGATGAATGTGTACCTTCAATTTGGCAGGTCCATGGAGGATCAAGTGGAATCGGTACTTTTGCTATACAGATGGCGAAGCACCTTGGAATAAAGGTTTTTGTCACTGCAGGTTTGTTCATTGAAGAAATGATATTATATCAACTGTTCTTTGTGATGTCCTCTAATTCTGTCAAAATATTATAGGAAGCGAAGAAAAACTATCAGCCTGCAAAGGTTTGGGTGCAGATGTATGCATAAACTACAAAACTGAAGACTTTGTTGAGCATATAAAAAAGGAAACCAATGGAAAGGGTATAACCTACCATCTTATTATCTTAGGTTGTTTATAGTATATGCAAGGTTTGTGTTGTCATACTATGCCCCTGGTACCTGAATCCGATAGCACTCTTTGTAGCATTCTCCTTGGAAGAGCTGCCTCTATTCATTACTATGTACCAAGACATCATCGTCAAATTTACTGCTGTACAAGCTGTAATCTGAAAATTCGTTACCAGGTGTTGATGTCATTCTGGACAATGTTGGAGGATCATATCTCCAGCGCAATCTGAACAGCTTAGGTGTTGATGGTAGACTTTTCATCATTGGCTTCCAAGGAGGCGCTGTAGCTGAAGTCAACCTGCAAGCTGTTCTTATACGGCGCTTGACAATACAAGGTATTTTTGGTTGGTTGTTTAGGTCTATAGGCAATGGCAACCCTTCTGAATTCAGTGGTCCTCAGTATGTGTTTTGCCATTTCACTATTTGATATGTTCTGTTGTTCTTCGGCTGTTCTCTTTATAGATGCTGTGTTCTATTTTATTTTAGCTCTTGATTGAAATTCCATGATCTTGTGCAGGTGCTGGACTGCGCAACAGAAGCGCTGCCAATAAAGCACAGATCGTCGGCGAGGTGGAAAAGAACGTGTGGCCTGCCGTCGCAGCTGGCAAGGTGAAGCCGGTGATTTACAAGACGTTCCCGTTATCTGAAGCGGCTGAGGCGCATAGATTGATGGAAGCTAGCACCCACATCGGCAAGATACTGCTGCTCCCATGACTGCGCGTGCTCACTTTTTAGAGGAGTCAGTTTTAGCACATCTATAACTTCTGTAACGACCTCTATGTATCATGTACTTGAGTGGCATGCCGCTTGCCTTTTTATCTTGAAAACTTTTTTTTAAAACAAATTATCTTGAAAACTGGATCCCATTTTTCCCGAGCAATTATCTTGTAAATTGAATCCGTGAAGAATTGATAGCATTATTCGGTGAACCGCGATGCAATGAATTTGTAGCATGGACATATTTTGCATGCGGAACCACCTGATGTTGTCATCCATACAATACAAGTGTCAAGACCACTGCTGATCATGTATCTGCAAACAGTTAAAGAGTGATGGTCTTCGCCGAGCAAAGGGCGTGAAAAACCTCAATGGACATCCGTCGCGCAGTGGTGATCTTAGTACAAAGGATTCTTCAGTTTTTGCTACTAAGACAGACCCAGTTTTCAACTTTGCATTGATATTCTTGCAAACTACCAAATACCAACGCAAAATTATTCAAAACATTGAAAACCTTGCTCAAAAAGGAGCTAGCCGCTATGCTGTACCCAGCAATTTGCATTCCACTCATGAGCTCGCAACCGATCACTTCGAATGAAGTGTGCAGCTCATTGTCGTAACAAACATACTACAAAAACTAAGGTGGCAATATCCTTCAATTTCCTAAATTTGCCGAGCCAGGGCTACGCTTCTCCCGAATTGCACAATGGCCTGAACCACTACCAAGGGACCAAACAGGAAGAAGAAACTCCCAAATTAACAAGGAAGGAGAGGCTTAGCCAGGTACCAAAGTTTCAATTCTTTAGAATTGGCAGGGGCCGCGCGGACGCGTACCCCCTCTACCACAAATTATGACGTCCACTCTCCCACTTGGGGAGATGGTAGACCAGCGCACCCACCAAGTGCAATGTGGGCCACTGATCTAGGCCATGAGCCTTCTTGATCGCCCATCGACCCCGTCCAGGTAAGTATGGAACAACGGAGCACCAGGGCCGCATTATGTAGCAGGCGCGCCGTCGGCGGCTGGCTGGCTCGCCGAGGTGGGACTAAACAGCGCGCGCTCCTGGGAGGGGAACCACGACTCCACACTACCGTTGGATCACGCACGGACGGCTCAAACTCAGAGTCTTCACGCGGTGCTGCTCTTGATCACTCACCTAGGCCCAGCGGTGCCGCAGTGCTTGTTTGGGCTGGCAAGGGAGACCAGTATTTGGGCCAAGCCTGGTAACTTTCAAGCGCCGATTTTGGACTCGTTTTCCTCTCCCGGACCTCCCGGTCGATTCGAACTCCTCCTTGTACGACTAGCCTGATTTTTGAACTCGAGTTTAGACACGAGTATATTCTCGTAATGAAAAGTATTATTCTATAGCATtctgaggaaaagaaaaggctgGTGATTAGCTGCCTACGCTCACATCGTCGTATCTTGTCTAGAACTGAAATTCCTTCCCCGTCCATGGTGCGTCCCCATTTTCATTTTGCTCGCCTAACCAACACCAACTGTGGGCCGACGGGTAACAATGCGTGGCTGGCACACGATGAAGCCGGTCCTCGTCCAAACTTATTGGGCCGAGCCAAATCGAGCGGTGCGTTCCAATTTAGGCCGACCCGGGCTCAGTCCACAAACAATTAATTGGCCCGGCCAAAAAGAATAGTCGTAGGCTTCTACCACTACCGCAGAACAGTTCCAGTGGAGTTATCGCAAGGAGCAAGTAACTGCCGCGAGCAAGCGGACGCGAGGAGTGAAGGCAGCCGGAGGGAGGAAGATGAGGGCGGTGGTGAtcacgcgcggcggcgggcctgAGGTGCTAAAGGCCCAGGACGTGGAGGA
Coding sequences within it:
- the LOC112900830 gene encoding quinone oxidoreductase PIG3-like isoform X2; translated protein: MRALVIARPGGPEVLEAREVEDPPAPGEGEVLLEVAAAGVNRVDTIQRMGLYPSPAGESPYPGVECSGTILALGPNVPSRWAVGDKVCALLSGGGYAEKVVVPAGQLLPIPEWVSLTDAAGLPEVACTVWSTVFMISHLSPGESFLVHGGSSGIGTFAIQMAKHLGIKVFVTAGVDVILDNVGGSYLQRNLNSLGVDGRLFIIGFQGGAVAEVNLQAVLIRRLTIQGAGLRNRSAANKAQIVGEVEKNVWPAVAAGKVKPVIYKTFPLSEAAEAHRLMEASTHIGKILLLP
- the LOC112900830 gene encoding quinone oxidoreductase PIG3-like isoform X1; the encoded protein is MRALVIARPGGPEVLEAREVEDPPAPGEGEVLLEVAAAGVNRVDTIQRMGLYPSPAGESPYPGVECSGTILALGPNVPSRWAVGDKVCALLSGGGYAEKVVVPAGQLLPIPEWVSLTDAAGLPEVACTVWSTVFMISHLSPGESFLVHGGSSGIGTFAIQMAKHLGIKVFVTAGSEEKLSACKGLGADVCINYKTEDFVEHIKKETNGKGVDVILDNVGGSYLQRNLNSLGVDGRLFIIGFQGGAVAEVNLQAVLIRRLTIQGAGLRNRSAANKAQIVGEVEKNVWPAVAAGKVKPVIYKTFPLSEAAEAHRLMEASTHIGKILLLP